In Chryseobacterium camelliae, one DNA window encodes the following:
- the rpsU gene encoding 30S ribosomal protein S21, producing the protein MLIIPVKDGESIDRALKKYKRKFDKTGTVRQLRARQQFVKPSVTLRQARLKAAHKQRELSKEEQA; encoded by the coding sequence ATGTTAATAATTCCTGTAAAAGATGGTGAATCCATCGATAGAGCACTAAAGAAATATAAAAGAAAATTTGACAAAACCGGAACTGTTCGTCAGCTAAGAGCAAGACAGCAATTTGTTAAACCTTCTGTAACTTTGAGACAAGCCAGATTAAAGGCGGCTCATAAACAAAGAGAGCTTAGCAAAGAGGAGCAGGCTTAA
- a CDS encoding OsmC family protein, whose product MKKTHHYHNKTIWTGNTGLSTKNYRSYERTYTISVEGKADLSGSSDPAFLGNPQLHNPEDLLLASVSSCHLLWYLHLCSVHHILVEEYTDCAEGFMEEHENGSGRFTDIVLKPKIKVAQKDMVEKAVELHHSAGEYCFIANSLNFKVRHEPEITF is encoded by the coding sequence ATGAAAAAAACACACCATTATCACAACAAGACAATATGGACCGGAAACACCGGGTTATCTACAAAAAATTACCGTTCGTATGAAAGGACCTATACCATCTCTGTTGAAGGGAAAGCTGACCTTAGCGGATCTTCTGATCCTGCGTTTTTAGGAAACCCGCAGCTTCATAATCCTGAAGATCTTTTATTGGCTTCCGTTTCTTCATGTCATCTCTTATGGTACCTGCACCTGTGCTCCGTTCATCATATATTGGTAGAGGAATATACCGATTGTGCGGAAGGTTTCATGGAGGAGCATGAAAATGGCAGCGGACGATTTACAGATATCGTATTAAAACCTAAAATCAAAGTCGCTCAAAAAGATATGGTGGAAAAGGCCGTTGAACTCCATCATTCGGCTGGTGAATACTGCTTCATCGCCAATTCACTTAACTTTAAAGTCCGCCATGAGCCTGAAATTACCTTTTGA
- a CDS encoding AraC family transcriptional regulator yields MKPRTMFNPRDQPIQPIAVLQPYIRHFGMLEDDIPCGETKAFKMIADGCPGLIFQENANSFLDKDGNKLPQLFIHGLTSSNSQKTATGKYRNIGVYFQPTAIKAIFGIDAHELTDRYLDLNEVVKNDLADQLLSDDETDKRIAILSDFLARQIAKNKYPENRKSSYAVARINTDHDDGLSAIQSDLNLSERSLERIFKTDIGISPKLFFRICRFQAALDSVRRRTFNSLTEIAYQHSYADQSHFIREFREFTGATPKQFLACADEQELNFPEWKL; encoded by the coding sequence ATGAAACCCCGTACAATGTTTAACCCAAGAGATCAACCCATACAACCCATAGCAGTGCTTCAGCCTTACATCCGTCATTTCGGAATGCTGGAGGATGATATTCCGTGCGGTGAAACAAAGGCTTTCAAAATGATTGCTGACGGTTGTCCGGGACTGATCTTCCAGGAAAATGCCAATAGTTTTTTAGATAAGGACGGAAATAAGCTGCCACAGCTTTTTATACATGGCTTAACATCATCCAACTCGCAAAAAACAGCCACAGGAAAATACCGTAATATAGGTGTTTACTTCCAGCCGACTGCCATAAAAGCCATTTTCGGCATTGATGCCCATGAACTGACAGATCGTTATCTTGATTTAAATGAGGTTGTTAAAAATGACCTGGCGGACCAGCTTTTAAGTGATGATGAAACGGATAAGAGAATTGCTATCCTGTCTGACTTCCTTGCCCGTCAGATCGCAAAGAATAAATATCCTGAAAACAGGAAGTCTTCGTATGCCGTTGCCAGGATAAATACAGACCATGATGACGGACTGTCTGCAATCCAATCAGATTTAAACCTTTCAGAACGTTCCTTGGAAAGGATTTTTAAAACGGATATCGGTATTTCACCCAAATTATTTTTCCGAATCTGCCGCTTTCAGGCTGCTCTTGACAGTGTTCGCAGACGGACATTCAATTCTTTGACGGAAATTGCTTACCAGCATTCCTACGCAGACCAGTCTCATTTCATTCGTGAGTTCAGGGAATTTACGGGTGCTACGCCAAAACAGTTTTTAGCCTGCGCGGATGAGCAGGAGCTCAATTTCCCGGAATGGAAACTTTAG
- a CDS encoding HPF/RaiA family ribosome-associated protein, producing MKITVQSIGLTPHEPLETHIDKKVTKLETFYDKIHECKVFLKVENTSDRANKTAEVILAVPGEDIVVKKTSTTFEESLDLCVDAAKKLLIKKKEMA from the coding sequence ATGAAGATCACCGTACAATCAATTGGTTTAACTCCTCACGAACCACTGGAAACGCACATCGACAAAAAAGTAACGAAACTGGAAACATTCTATGACAAAATCCATGAATGCAAAGTGTTTCTTAAAGTAGAAAATACCTCGGACAGGGCCAACAAAACTGCCGAAGTAATCCTGGCGGTTCCGGGAGAAGATATCGTGGTAAAAAAGACCAGCACCACCTTTGAAGAAAGCCTGGATCTTTGTGTAGATGCAGCTAAAAAGCTACTAATCAAGAAAAAAGAAATGGCTTAG
- a CDS encoding SDR family oxidoreductase, translating to MQNKKITVFSATGKIGSELIGLLSAAGIQTIAVSRNPEKAIRMPCVQWVQADMSSRESLYKTMEDADSVFLLSGHSHGFVEEQSNVISVARELGIKHIVKLSSAAADKDSPFLIARVHGEVEEILRNAGITHTLLRPTGMMQNWLGELAHSVKTEGKIYDATGEGKRAYVDIRDIAEVAFRILLQPEPHAGHSYFLTGGTAVNYGEVAETISRITNQNVSFVSLNIEELRQRMQQQGKPEWVINTLLAYTQLQRDGKTATVSTDVETVLHQPARTIEDFFRDYKNAFLK from the coding sequence ATGCAGAACAAGAAAATTACCGTATTCAGTGCCACAGGAAAAATAGGTTCGGAACTGATCGGCCTTTTATCAGCAGCAGGAATTCAAACCATTGCCGTAAGCCGCAACCCCGAAAAAGCCATCCGGATGCCTTGTGTACAATGGGTGCAGGCAGATATGTCTTCCCGGGAAAGCCTGTACAAAACCATGGAAGATGCTGACTCCGTATTCCTCTTATCAGGGCATAGTCATGGTTTTGTGGAAGAACAATCCAACGTCATTTCCGTGGCCCGGGAACTGGGCATAAAGCATATCGTAAAGCTGTCGTCAGCAGCGGCTGACAAAGATTCTCCCTTTTTAATTGCCAGGGTACACGGCGAAGTAGAAGAAATACTCAGGAATGCGGGTATTACCCATACACTTCTCCGCCCAACAGGGATGATGCAGAACTGGCTGGGAGAACTGGCACATTCCGTGAAAACGGAAGGTAAAATCTATGACGCTACCGGCGAGGGTAAGCGTGCGTATGTGGATATCCGGGATATCGCGGAAGTAGCATTCCGTATCCTCTTGCAGCCGGAGCCACATGCCGGCCATTCTTATTTTTTAACAGGCGGAACCGCGGTTAATTATGGTGAAGTGGCAGAAACCATCAGCCGCATAACCAACCAAAACGTTTCCTTTGTTTCCCTGAACATAGAAGAACTCCGGCAGCGGATGCAGCAACAAGGCAAGCCTGAGTGGGTCATCAATACCTTGCTGGCTTATACCCAACTGCAACGGGACGGCAAAACGGCAACAGTAAGCACGGATGTGGAAACCGTGTTGCATCAACCCGCCCGGACTATAG
- a CDS encoding tyrosine-type recombinase/integrase — MLDKFLEYLQLEKRYSPHTITSYKKDLEDFSRFCLETESSEDLKAINKKVIRNFIVELSEKDISKRSINRKLSSLRSFYLFLLKIGEITVSPAEGIASLKFYPEKQIPISEEEMVTLGDRISEGGYDMLDQCIIEVLYQTGMRKAELCGLIFEHVDLDGCMMKILGKGNKQRMIPISESLASLLRKYLLVRQPQEDYASCFFVNGKGKKLTEKFVYLVVNKYLSLITSKQKKSPHILRHSFATHVLDNGAEISKVKKILGHSSLASTQVYTNANIEQLKKVFNKAHPRASKKDEL, encoded by the coding sequence ATGCTGGATAAATTTTTAGAATACCTGCAGCTAGAAAAAAGGTATTCTCCCCATACGATTACAAGCTATAAAAAAGACCTGGAAGACTTTTCCCGTTTCTGCCTGGAAACAGAGTCTTCGGAAGACCTTAAAGCCATCAACAAAAAAGTCATCCGGAATTTCATCGTTGAGCTCAGCGAAAAGGACATTTCTAAAAGAAGCATCAACAGGAAACTTTCCTCTTTGCGGAGTTTCTATCTTTTCCTCCTCAAAATAGGGGAGATCACCGTTTCGCCGGCTGAAGGCATTGCTTCCCTAAAGTTTTACCCTGAGAAACAGATTCCCATTTCTGAAGAAGAGATGGTTACGCTCGGAGACCGGATTTCAGAAGGCGGATACGATATGCTGGACCAATGCATCATTGAAGTATTGTACCAGACCGGGATGCGGAAAGCCGAGCTTTGTGGCCTGATATTTGAGCATGTTGACCTGGATGGCTGCATGATGAAGATCCTGGGAAAAGGAAATAAACAAAGAATGATTCCCATATCTGAATCGCTGGCTTCCCTGCTTAGAAAATATCTCTTGGTACGGCAGCCGCAGGAGGATTATGCTTCCTGTTTCTTCGTTAATGGCAAGGGGAAAAAACTCACCGAAAAATTTGTCTATCTGGTGGTTAATAAGTACCTTAGTCTTATAACATCCAAGCAGAAAAAAAGTCCTCATATCCTCAGGCACAGTTTTGCAACCCATGTGCTGGACAACGGGGCGGAAATTTCTAAAGTAAAGAAAATATTGGGACATTCCAGCCTTGCAAGCACGCAGGTTTATACGAATGCCAATATCGAACAATTGAAAAAAGTGTTTAATAAGGCTCATCCAAGAGCGTCTAAAAAAGATGAATTATGA